In one Hymenobacter sp. DG25B genomic region, the following are encoded:
- a CDS encoding MG2 domain-containing protein: protein MAHLYRRLSLAFAILLLVVISAFQLPAEDGILQRIAKSLVTFYGTSLPEKAYLHLDRPFYASGETVWFKAYLVEADSHRPDTLSKVLYVDLLSPQQRVVAQRILRLSGGLAHGDIALPDTLATGTYQLRAYTSWMRNAGPAFFFSLALPIARTAAQPASPPAASAPVDLQFFPEGGTLVDELESEVAFKAVDGQGHGVALQGTVLDEQGQPVASVNSRHAGMGSFRLTPAPGQRYRAVVVLPGGAKAEYTLPTSQPTGYTLHVSETADDFVVVLRRRIAAGAAPAGPALLLAQVRGTVVFVAQAPLPGTAAITAKLPKAKFVPGLAHITLFDEQGTAQCERLVFIPNPPGIRLTLTPDKPSYAAREAVRLKLTATDAAGQPVAGAFSVAVTAPSPAFADGPTIVSHLLLSSDLAGPVEDPGYYSKEPQTPEIRRALNDLLLTQGWRRFVWKELLAGQMPSREFALEQGLSVSGQLLAAAGQPAGGRQVAYLQTNPSREAQMQTDASGRFLFRGLDGLDTTHVMLRAPSRKGEEALRIRLVASPPAQPLPNALLPAMGISTALDEYARRSTQQQALVRSANMAQGKSIMLQEVSVRGTRPRVVPDGVTRPYSNANAVVLQVKDDVINESKTLAQYLAGRVAGVAVTGNKVNIRQASTLQKQGGGDNLIEPLFLIDGAIVSGEAFASYPLREIQTIDVMNQSAAGLFGSQAYGGVIAAYSRQGKSEPAKDPKAAFKASRGGFISFQMPGYYRAREFYAPRYEAAAPAQGPDPRFSTLYWAPEVRTDVRGLAQLSFFAADAGGTFSAVVEGITSQGTPMRGTTTIIVRSPAK, encoded by the coding sequence TTGGCCCATCTATACCGCCGGCTCAGCCTGGCTTTCGCTATTCTTCTCTTAGTGGTCATTTCTGCTTTTCAGCTGCCTGCGGAAGACGGTATTTTACAGCGCATCGCCAAAAGCCTGGTTACGTTTTACGGCACTTCCCTGCCTGAAAAAGCCTATCTGCACCTCGACCGGCCTTTCTATGCCAGCGGCGAAACCGTTTGGTTTAAAGCCTACTTAGTGGAGGCCGATTCCCACCGCCCCGACACGCTCAGCAAAGTATTATATGTCGACCTGCTTTCGCCTCAGCAACGTGTAGTGGCACAGCGCATCCTGCGGCTGAGCGGCGGCTTGGCCCACGGCGACATTGCCCTGCCCGACACGCTGGCTACCGGCACCTACCAGCTGCGCGCCTACACCAGCTGGATGCGCAACGCGGGCCCGGCCTTTTTCTTCTCCCTGGCCTTACCCATTGCCCGAACGGCGGCCCAACCCGCCAGCCCACCGGCGGCCAGCGCCCCCGTCGACCTGCAGTTTTTTCCTGAAGGCGGCACCCTCGTGGATGAGCTGGAAAGCGAAGTGGCCTTTAAGGCTGTGGACGGACAAGGCCACGGCGTAGCCCTGCAGGGCACCGTGCTCGATGAGCAGGGCCAGCCCGTGGCCAGCGTAAACTCCCGCCATGCCGGTATGGGCTCCTTCCGCCTCACCCCGGCGCCCGGGCAACGGTACCGGGCTGTGGTGGTGTTGCCGGGTGGCGCCAAAGCAGAGTACACTTTGCCCACGAGCCAGCCCACCGGCTATACCCTGCACGTGAGCGAAACGGCTGATGATTTTGTCGTGGTTCTTCGCCGCCGCATAGCCGCCGGCGCCGCTCCTGCCGGCCCCGCCCTACTACTGGCCCAGGTGCGGGGCACGGTAGTCTTTGTGGCCCAGGCACCTCTGCCTGGGACGGCGGCCATCACGGCCAAGCTGCCGAAGGCCAAATTTGTGCCCGGCCTCGCGCACATTACCTTGTTCGACGAGCAGGGCACGGCCCAGTGCGAGCGGCTGGTGTTTATACCCAACCCGCCGGGCATCCGCCTCACCCTGACACCTGATAAACCGTCTTACGCGGCGCGTGAAGCGGTGCGCCTGAAACTAACTGCCACCGATGCCGCGGGCCAGCCGGTAGCCGGGGCGTTTTCTGTGGCCGTCACGGCGCCATCTCCCGCCTTTGCCGATGGCCCCACCATCGTATCACACCTTTTGCTTAGCTCCGACCTCGCCGGGCCAGTCGAAGACCCGGGTTACTATTCTAAGGAGCCCCAAACTCCGGAAATCCGGCGCGCCCTCAACGACCTGCTGCTAACCCAGGGCTGGCGGCGCTTTGTCTGGAAAGAGCTGCTGGCCGGGCAAATGCCGAGCCGGGAGTTTGCCCTCGAACAGGGCCTGAGCGTGAGCGGCCAGTTGCTGGCAGCCGCCGGCCAGCCCGCCGGGGGCCGCCAGGTAGCGTACCTGCAAACCAACCCGTCGCGCGAAGCGCAGATGCAAACCGATGCCAGCGGGCGGTTCCTGTTTCGCGGCCTTGATGGCCTGGATACTACGCACGTCATGCTGCGGGCCCCATCCAGGAAAGGCGAAGAAGCGCTGCGCATTCGGCTGGTGGCCTCACCTCCGGCCCAACCCTTGCCTAACGCCCTGCTCCCGGCTATGGGCATTTCCACGGCCCTAGACGAGTACGCCCGGCGCAGTACTCAACAGCAAGCCTTGGTGCGAAGTGCTAATATGGCACAGGGCAAGAGCATTATGCTCCAGGAAGTAAGCGTGCGCGGGACACGGCCCCGGGTGGTTCCGGATGGAGTAACGCGGCCCTACTCTAATGCCAATGCGGTGGTGCTGCAAGTGAAAGACGATGTAATAAACGAGAGCAAGACGCTGGCGCAATACCTGGCGGGGCGCGTGGCGGGCGTTGCCGTTACGGGGAACAAGGTCAACATCCGCCAGGCATCTACCCTGCAAAAACAAGGTGGCGGCGACAATTTGATTGAACCGCTGTTCCTGATTGACGGCGCCATCGTTTCGGGTGAAGCCTTTGCGTCGTACCCGCTCCGGGAGATTCAAACTATTGACGTAATGAACCAAAGCGCGGCCGGCCTCTTCGGCTCGCAGGCGTACGGCGGGGTTATTGCCGCGTACTCCCGCCAAGGCAAGTCCGAGCCCGCCAAGGACCCCAAAGCGGCCTTCAAGGCGTCCCGTGGGGGCTTTATCTCCTTTCAAATGCCGGGCTACTACCGGGCCCGCGAGTTCTATGCCCCGCGCTACGAAGCGGCGGCTCCGGCTCAGGGCCCCGACCCGCGCTTTTCTACGCTCTACTGGGCCCCGGAGGTGCGCACCGACGTCCGTGGCCTGGCGCAGCTCTCCTTCTTCGCGGCCGATGCCGGGGGCACCTTCTCAGCTGTTGTAGAGGGCATAACATCCCAAGGCACCCCTATGCGCGGAACTACGACGATTATCGTACGAAGTCCTGCTAAGTAA
- the fbaA gene encoding class II fructose-bisphosphate aldolase has translation MADQTTLTGLRAGVLHGDEVQQLFDHAKANGYALPAVNVTGTDTVNAVLEAARDLNSPVIIQFSNGGAQFFAGKGLANDKQQASIAGGISGAQHVHLLAEAYGVPVILHTDHAAKKLLPWIDGLLEAGEKHFAQYGQPLYSSHMLDLSEEPIEENIEICKEYLERMAKIGMTLEIELGVTGGEEDGVDNSDVDSSKLYTQPSEVAYAYEELSKVSPRFTIAAAFGNVHGVYKPGNVKLQPVILKNSQDFVKEKYSLTDERPINFVFHGGSGSSQEEIREAIGYGAIKMNIDTDLQWAFWDGIRGYYQKNEGFLQSQIGNPNGEDSPNKKYYDPRVWLRKGEESFIARLKSAFEDLNAVNRRY, from the coding sequence ATGGCTGACCAAACCACTCTTACCGGCCTGCGCGCCGGCGTGCTGCACGGCGACGAAGTGCAGCAGCTCTTCGACCACGCCAAGGCGAATGGCTATGCTCTGCCCGCCGTGAACGTAACCGGCACCGATACGGTAAATGCCGTGCTGGAAGCGGCCCGCGACCTGAACTCGCCGGTTATCATTCAGTTTTCCAACGGTGGTGCCCAGTTCTTTGCCGGCAAAGGCCTCGCTAATGATAAGCAGCAGGCCAGCATTGCCGGCGGCATTTCGGGGGCCCAGCACGTACACCTGCTGGCGGAAGCCTACGGCGTACCCGTGATTCTGCACACCGACCACGCCGCCAAGAAGCTCCTGCCCTGGATTGATGGCTTGCTGGAAGCCGGCGAGAAGCACTTCGCCCAGTACGGCCAGCCGCTGTACTCCTCGCACATGCTGGACCTCTCGGAGGAGCCTATTGAGGAGAACATCGAAATCTGCAAAGAGTACCTGGAGCGCATGGCCAAAATTGGCATGACGCTGGAAATTGAACTGGGCGTAACCGGCGGCGAGGAAGACGGCGTAGACAACTCTGACGTGGATTCCAGCAAGCTCTACACCCAGCCTTCGGAAGTGGCTTATGCCTACGAAGAACTGAGCAAGGTGAGCCCCCGCTTCACTATTGCCGCTGCTTTCGGCAACGTGCACGGCGTGTACAAGCCCGGCAACGTGAAGCTGCAGCCCGTTATCCTGAAAAACTCGCAGGATTTCGTGAAGGAGAAATATAGCCTGACCGATGAGCGCCCCATCAACTTCGTGTTCCACGGCGGCTCAGGCTCGTCGCAGGAGGAAATCCGTGAGGCTATCGGCTACGGCGCTATTAAGATGAACATTGACACGGACCTGCAGTGGGCGTTCTGGGACGGTATCCGCGGGTACTATCAGAAAAACGAAGGCTTCCTGCAGAGCCAGATTGGCAACCCCAACGGCGAGGACTCGCCTAACAAGAAATACTACGACCCCCGCGTGTGGCTGCGCAAGGGCGAAGAAAGCTTCATTGCCCGTCTGAAATCGGCGTTTGAAGACCTCAACGCCGTGAACCGCCGCTACTAG
- the yidD gene encoding membrane protein insertion efficiency factor YidD produces the protein MNSLFRFLFLGLVWVYRHLISPLTPASCRYTPTCSAYATHALQKHGPWRGGWLALRRIGRCHPWGGHGYDPVP, from the coding sequence ATGAATTCTCTCTTCCGATTTCTTTTTCTGGGGCTGGTCTGGGTGTATCGCCATCTGATTTCGCCCCTCACGCCCGCCAGCTGCCGCTACACGCCCACATGCTCGGCCTACGCTACCCATGCCCTGCAGAAGCACGGGCCCTGGCGGGGCGGCTGGCTGGCCCTGCGCCGCATTGGCCGCTGCCACCCCTGGGGCGGCCACGGCTACGACCCGGTACCCTAA
- a CDS encoding carboxypeptidase-like regulatory domain-containing protein produces the protein MLRFSAVLLLLLAAVFGYLPARAQVNLTGQVLDASTRQPLAFATVFLANTTHGTATDSTGHFTLTGFPGGQYEVVVSFVGYELYKRTLDLQGPTVLPRVSLKPAAQLSEVVVRPGKNRRADYQKFIAQFIGTTTFSKQCRIENPEDVVVINDPGSGELVAVAPRNLRIVNQALGYRITYHQFNFKVNYHFNRLAFVGAPVFEELQSADVQQQQRWQENRRRAYLGSLPHFLRSVRENRLPEEGYVVQTLVSEPSSDAAKQRAALAGDSLAQVFSPEPSILVRVYKQPLMASQLRSEDAASGRVKLQFPASLRVTYQGEKPDNVYVMRMANARRNAVQEASSKQWSTAKSGTAVGSLPYQEVQEVSQLWLLGPEAVILSNGYLSNPLSLMVDGYWAFEKVGEALPLDYVPTSVN, from the coding sequence ATGCTCCGGTTCTCTGCTGTGTTGTTGTTGCTTCTGGCAGCGGTGTTCGGATATCTGCCGGCCAGGGCCCAAGTGAACCTGACCGGACAGGTGCTCGATGCCAGCACCCGGCAGCCGCTCGCCTTTGCCACCGTGTTTCTGGCCAACACCACGCACGGTACCGCCACCGATTCTACTGGCCATTTTACCCTGACCGGGTTTCCGGGCGGGCAATATGAGGTAGTGGTGTCCTTCGTGGGCTACGAGCTGTACAAGAGGACCTTAGACTTACAAGGTCCCACTGTACTCCCTCGGGTAAGCCTGAAACCGGCCGCGCAACTAAGCGAAGTGGTGGTACGACCGGGCAAAAACCGCCGCGCCGACTATCAGAAATTCATCGCTCAGTTTATCGGGACTACTACTTTTTCGAAGCAGTGCCGCATTGAAAACCCGGAGGATGTGGTAGTCATCAACGACCCTGGCAGCGGCGAGCTGGTGGCCGTGGCGCCCCGCAACCTACGGATAGTAAACCAGGCCCTGGGGTACCGCATTACCTATCACCAGTTCAATTTCAAGGTAAACTACCATTTCAACCGCCTCGCGTTCGTAGGGGCGCCCGTATTTGAGGAACTCCAAAGTGCCGATGTTCAGCAGCAGCAGCGCTGGCAGGAAAACCGCCGCCGGGCCTACCTCGGCTCCTTGCCCCACTTTCTGCGCAGTGTGCGCGAAAACCGCCTGCCGGAAGAAGGCTACGTGGTGCAGACCCTGGTGAGCGAGCCGAGCTCGGATGCCGCAAAGCAGCGGGCCGCCCTCGCCGGTGACTCCTTAGCGCAGGTATTCTCACCTGAGCCAAGCATACTCGTCCGGGTGTATAAGCAGCCCCTAATGGCCTCGCAGCTGCGCTCGGAGGATGCCGCATCGGGGCGGGTGAAGTTGCAGTTCCCCGCCTCTTTGCGGGTGACCTACCAAGGAGAAAAGCCCGATAATGTATATGTAATGCGCATGGCCAATGCCCGCCGCAACGCCGTGCAGGAGGCCTCCAGCAAACAATGGAGCACCGCAAAGTCTGGCACGGCCGTTGGCAGCTTGCCCTATCAGGAGGTACAAGAAGTATCGCAGCTGTGGCTGCTGGGCCCTGAAGCTGTTATTCTGTCGAACGGTTATTTAAGCAATCCGCTGAGCCTAATGGTGGATGGCTACTGGGCCTTTGAAAAAGTTGGTGAAGCCCTGCCCTTGGATTACGTGCCCACCTCAGTTAACTAG
- a CDS encoding helix-hairpin-helix domain-containing protein, with amino-acid sequence MKLFRPLHGLAGVAALLLLMSTRAQAQEYVRPPADLDRLVQELFAEPQSDDVPYEDLYETLLQYYQTPLNLNTASAEELRSLLLLREQQIASLLEHRKQYGSLLSIYELQSIPAFDLRTIYRVAPFVTVVNANPNAARGPLWQRVYKEDNNALFLRYERVLQDRKGYSEPTTSSTGTTSSRYAGSPDKLMMRYRVSHTRDFSFGFTAEKDAGEQLAWNPGQRRYGPDFLSAHMLLQERGRLKTLALGDYQLQFGQGLVLSSGLQVGKGAETITTIRRSSLGVRAYSSVLESTFYRGAAATASLTKQIQATGFLSRKRVDANVQQAQDSLADFDEFSSGIVLTGFHRTASELANRKALQETIGGGNIGFQSTDGSLTVGLTAVNTHYDKAIQKRDEPYNAYEFQGKDNLIVGAHYGYSRGNWNVFGETARSSGGGIGTVNGLLASLASNVDASILYRYYARDFHTFYGLALSENTRNINESGLYLGLKVRPVARWEVSAYYDQFSFPWLKYRVGAPSHGNDWLLRLTFQPTKTSTLYAQFRARTKPYDSDTDANRLTPDPEPTVRHSLLAYFNTEVTPAFSLRTRVQGTRYREGTGPTSTGFLLAQDASVAIGRPLRLSARYALFDTDNFDTRQYAFEQDVLYAFSVPGLSGRGTRMYLLAEVRMNRHLTLWMRYATTRYRDVETVGSGLEEIQGAERSEVKAQLRYRL; translated from the coding sequence ATGAAACTGTTTCGACCCTTACACGGCCTGGCCGGCGTGGCCGCTCTGCTGCTGCTGATGAGCACTCGGGCGCAGGCCCAGGAATACGTGCGCCCGCCCGCCGACCTGGACCGACTGGTGCAGGAGCTTTTTGCCGAGCCTCAGAGCGACGATGTGCCCTACGAGGACCTGTATGAAACCCTGCTGCAGTACTACCAAACGCCGCTGAACCTGAATACGGCCAGCGCCGAGGAGCTCCGCTCCTTGCTGTTGCTGCGGGAGCAGCAGATAGCCTCCCTGCTGGAGCACCGCAAGCAGTATGGCTCCCTGCTCAGCATTTATGAGCTGCAAAGTATTCCGGCGTTTGACTTGCGCACCATCTACCGGGTAGCCCCTTTTGTCACGGTAGTAAATGCCAACCCCAACGCGGCGCGGGGCCCCTTGTGGCAGCGGGTGTATAAGGAAGATAATAACGCCCTGTTTCTCCGCTACGAGCGGGTGCTGCAGGACCGCAAAGGCTATTCTGAACCTACAACCAGCAGCACCGGCACTACCTCCTCGCGCTACGCGGGCTCCCCGGATAAGCTCATGATGCGCTACCGCGTCAGCCACACCCGCGACTTTAGCTTTGGCTTCACAGCCGAAAAAGATGCCGGCGAGCAGTTGGCCTGGAATCCCGGCCAGCGTCGCTACGGGCCCGATTTCCTGTCGGCGCACATGCTGCTGCAGGAGCGCGGCCGCCTGAAAACCCTGGCCCTGGGCGACTATCAGCTGCAGTTTGGGCAGGGGCTGGTGCTTTCCTCAGGCCTGCAGGTGGGCAAGGGTGCCGAAACCATTACCACCATCCGGCGCAGCAGCTTAGGCGTGCGCGCCTATTCCTCCGTGCTGGAAAGTACTTTTTACCGCGGGGCCGCCGCTACGGCTTCGCTCACCAAACAAATTCAGGCCACCGGCTTTCTGTCCCGCAAGCGGGTAGATGCCAACGTGCAGCAGGCCCAGGATTCTCTGGCTGATTTCGATGAGTTTTCGTCGGGCATTGTACTCACGGGCTTTCACCGCACGGCTTCCGAGCTGGCTAACCGTAAGGCGCTGCAGGAAACCATTGGGGGCGGCAACATCGGCTTTCAGAGCACCGATGGTAGCCTGACCGTGGGCCTGACGGCCGTGAATACGCACTACGATAAAGCCATTCAGAAGCGCGATGAGCCTTATAACGCCTATGAGTTTCAGGGGAAGGACAACCTGATAGTAGGGGCGCACTACGGCTACTCCCGCGGCAACTGGAACGTGTTTGGCGAAACGGCCCGCTCATCAGGGGGCGGCATTGGTACCGTAAACGGATTGCTGGCCAGCCTGGCTTCCAACGTAGATGCTTCCATTTTGTACCGCTACTACGCCCGCGACTTCCACACCTTCTACGGGCTGGCGCTAAGCGAGAATACCCGCAACATCAACGAAAGCGGCCTGTATCTGGGCCTGAAAGTAAGGCCTGTTGCCCGCTGGGAAGTATCGGCGTACTACGACCAGTTCAGCTTTCCCTGGCTGAAATACCGGGTGGGTGCCCCCTCACACGGCAACGACTGGCTACTGCGCCTCACCTTTCAGCCCACCAAAACCAGCACGCTCTACGCCCAGTTTCGCGCCCGCACCAAGCCCTACGACTCCGATACCGACGCCAACCGCCTCACGCCCGACCCGGAGCCGACCGTGCGCCATAGCCTGCTGGCCTACTTCAATACCGAAGTTACGCCGGCCTTCAGTCTGCGCACCCGCGTGCAAGGCACCCGCTACCGCGAAGGCACTGGCCCCACCAGCACCGGCTTTTTGCTGGCCCAGGATGCCTCCGTGGCCATTGGCCGCCCGCTCCGCCTGAGTGCCCGCTACGCCCTCTTCGATACCGATAACTTTGATACGCGCCAGTATGCCTTTGAGCAGGACGTGCTCTACGCGTTTTCCGTGCCAGGCCTGAGTGGCCGTGGCACCCGCATGTATCTGCTGGCCGAAGTGCGTATGAACCGCCACCTCACCCTCTGGATGCGCTACGCCACCACCCGCTACCGCGACGTGGAAACCGTAGGTTCCGGCCTGGAGGAAATCCAGGGAGCAGAGCGCTCTGAGGTAAAAGCCCAGCTCCGGTATCGACTTTAG
- the lgt gene encoding prolipoprotein diacylglyceryl transferase, producing the protein MLAYITWDVSPIIAQLGPLTLRWYGVLFALGFVLGSFILTHIYRTERVSAQWVDIITLYMIIGTVVGARLGHVFFYDWAAYKQHPWEILKIWHGGLASHGATIGILLALWLFSRRHKFDYLWVLDRIVIVVAVGGACIRLGNLMNSEIVGRATNVPWAFIFPRDAEHTTVPRHPTQIYESLFCVFLLVLLYWLWNKYKERTPRGLLFGLFVVLLFTFRFLVEFLKENQVDFENNLQFNMGQLLSIPLILLGVYVLLRAGKWPNNPYGYAVRDLSEEEANKAAVKTR; encoded by the coding sequence ATGCTTGCTTACATCACCTGGGATGTTTCGCCCATCATTGCCCAACTAGGGCCGCTTACCCTGCGCTGGTACGGCGTGCTGTTTGCATTGGGCTTCGTGCTGGGCTCTTTCATCCTCACGCACATCTACCGCACCGAGCGGGTTTCGGCGCAGTGGGTGGATATTATTACGCTGTACATGATTATCGGTACGGTGGTGGGTGCGCGCCTGGGCCACGTGTTTTTCTACGATTGGGCCGCGTATAAGCAGCATCCCTGGGAGATTCTGAAGATATGGCACGGCGGCCTGGCCAGCCATGGCGCCACTATCGGCATTCTGCTGGCTTTGTGGCTTTTCAGCCGCCGGCATAAGTTCGATTACCTGTGGGTGCTGGACCGCATTGTAATTGTAGTGGCCGTGGGTGGCGCCTGCATCCGCCTGGGCAACCTGATGAACTCTGAGATTGTGGGCCGCGCTACCAATGTGCCGTGGGCCTTCATTTTCCCGCGCGATGCTGAGCATACCACCGTGCCGCGCCACCCCACCCAAATTTACGAATCCCTGTTCTGTGTATTCCTGCTGGTGCTGCTGTACTGGCTCTGGAACAAATACAAGGAGCGCACCCCTCGTGGACTGCTCTTCGGCTTGTTCGTGGTGCTGCTCTTCACCTTCCGCTTCCTGGTAGAGTTCCTAAAGGAAAATCAGGTGGATTTCGAAAACAACCTGCAGTTCAATATGGGCCAGCTGCTGAGCATTCCGCTGATTCTGCTGGGCGTGTATGTGCTGCTGCGCGCCGGTAAGTGGCCCAACAACCCCTACGGCTATGCCGTGCGGGATTTAAGCGAGGAAGAAGCCAATAAGGCCGCCGTAAAAACCCGGTAA
- a CDS encoding antibiotic biosynthesis monooxygenase family protein, with protein MFVRLTSMSFTPDQIEGAKKVYAEEIVPIVRGQKGCLDIMLLEPLVETDAHISCTMWNSKIEADAYETSGVYQQMVNKLTNSLTGQPKLRSYYVQHARYPEVPKA; from the coding sequence ATGTTTGTTCGTCTGACCAGCATGAGTTTTACCCCCGACCAGATTGAGGGAGCCAAGAAAGTTTATGCCGAGGAGATTGTGCCCATTGTGCGGGGGCAGAAGGGCTGCCTTGATATTATGCTACTGGAACCCCTTGTGGAAACCGATGCCCATATTTCCTGTACCATGTGGAACAGCAAAATAGAAGCCGATGCGTACGAGACCAGCGGCGTTTATCAGCAGATGGTAAATAAGCTGACCAATAGTCTGACGGGACAGCCTAAACTAAGATCGTACTACGTTCAGCATGCCCGGTATCCGGAAGTGCCCAAAGCCTAG